The Streptomyces sp. NBC_00344 genome includes a window with the following:
- the coaBC gene encoding bifunctional phosphopantothenoylcysteine decarboxylase/phosphopantothenate--cysteine ligase CoaBC, with protein MDVADRPKVVLGVSGGIAAYKVCEVLRRLTESGHDVRVVPTASALHFVGAATWSALSGHPVSTEVWTDVHEVPHVRIGQEADLVLVAPATADMLGKAAHGLADDLLTNTLLTARCPVVFAPAMHTEMWEHPATQENVATLRRRGAVVIEPAVGRLTGVDTGKGRLPDPGAIFEACRQVLARGVAGPDLAGRHVVVSAGGTREPLDPVRYLGNRSSGKQGYALARTAVARGARVTLIEANTGLPDPAGADIVHVGTAVQLREAVLKAAADADAVVMAAAVADFRPASYAEGKIKKKDGQEPAPIVLVRNPDILAEISADRATAGQVVVGFAAETDDVMDNGRAKLRRKGCDLLVVNEVGERRTFGSEENEAVVLDAEGGETAVPYGPKAALADAVWDLVVPRLG; from the coding sequence ATGGACGTGGCGGACAGGCCGAAGGTCGTTCTGGGGGTCAGCGGAGGCATCGCCGCGTACAAGGTGTGCGAGGTGCTGCGCAGGCTCACCGAGTCGGGCCATGACGTGCGGGTCGTACCGACGGCTTCGGCGCTGCACTTCGTCGGTGCCGCCACCTGGTCGGCACTCTCCGGGCATCCGGTGTCGACCGAGGTGTGGACCGATGTCCACGAGGTGCCGCACGTGCGGATCGGCCAGGAGGCGGATCTGGTCCTGGTCGCTCCCGCGACGGCGGATATGCTCGGCAAGGCCGCCCACGGACTTGCCGACGATCTGCTGACCAACACCCTGCTCACCGCCCGATGTCCGGTGGTCTTCGCGCCCGCCATGCACACCGAGATGTGGGAGCACCCCGCAACCCAGGAGAACGTGGCCACGCTGCGGCGCCGCGGCGCCGTGGTGATCGAGCCCGCCGTCGGCAGGCTCACCGGGGTCGACACGGGCAAGGGGCGGCTGCCCGATCCCGGCGCGATCTTCGAGGCCTGCCGGCAGGTGCTCGCCCGCGGAGTCGCCGGGCCCGACCTCGCGGGCCGCCATGTGGTGGTCAGCGCGGGCGGCACCCGGGAGCCGCTCGACCCGGTCCGCTATCTGGGCAACCGTTCCTCCGGGAAACAGGGCTATGCCCTCGCCCGTACTGCTGTCGCCCGCGGGGCCAGGGTGACGCTCATCGAGGCCAACACCGGGCTGCCCGACCCGGCCGGCGCCGACATCGTCCACGTCGGCACCGCCGTACAGCTGCGCGAGGCCGTCCTCAAGGCGGCGGCGGACGCCGACGCGGTGGTCATGGCCGCCGCTGTCGCCGATTTCCGGCCCGCGTCCTACGCCGAGGGAAAGATCAAGAAGAAGGACGGCCAGGAGCCCGCGCCGATCGTCCTGGTCCGCAATCCGGACATCCTCGCCGAGATCTCCGCCGACCGGGCCACTGCCGGGCAGGTGGTCGTCGGATTCGCCGCGGAGACCGACGACGTCATGGACAACGGCCGCGCGAAGCTGCGGCGCAAGGGCTGTGACCTGCTGGTGGTCAATGAGGTGGGCGAGCGGAGGACCTTCGGGTCCGAGGAGAACGAAGCGGTCGTCCTCGACGCCGAAGGAGGCGAGACCGCGGTGCCGTACGGTCCGAAGGCGGCACTTGCCGATGCGGTCTGGGACCTGGTGGTACCCAGGCTGGGATGA
- the metK gene encoding methionine adenosyltransferase: protein MSRRLFTSESVTEGHPDKIADQISDTILDALLREDPTSRVAVETLITTGQVHVAGEVTTKAYAPIAQLVRDKILDIGYDSSKKGFDGASCGVSVSIGAQSPDIAQGVDTAWEKRVEGDEDELDKQGAGDQGLMFGYACDETPELMPLPIYLAHRLSRRLSEVRKNGAIPYLRPDGKTQVTIEYDGDKAIRLDTVVVSSQHASDIDLDSLLTPDIREFVVEHVLNQLIEDGIKLETEGYRLLVNPTGRFEIGGPMGDAGLTGRKIIIDTYGGMARHGGGAFSGKDPSKVDRSAAYAMRWVAKNVVAAGLASRCEVQVAYAIGKAEPVGLFVETFGTASVDVEKIEHAITEVFDLRPAAIIRDLDLLRPIYAQTAAYGHFGRELPDFTWERTDRVDALRKATGL from the coding sequence GTGTCCCGTCGTCTGTTCACCTCGGAGTCAGTCACCGAGGGCCACCCCGACAAGATCGCTGACCAGATCAGCGACACGATTCTCGACGCACTTCTGCGCGAGGACCCGACCTCCCGTGTAGCCGTGGAGACCCTGATCACCACAGGCCAGGTGCATGTGGCCGGTGAGGTCACCACCAAGGCGTATGCGCCGATCGCGCAGCTCGTCCGCGACAAGATCCTCGACATCGGCTACGACTCGTCGAAGAAGGGCTTCGACGGTGCCTCCTGCGGCGTCTCGGTGTCCATCGGCGCACAGTCGCCCGACATCGCCCAGGGCGTCGACACCGCCTGGGAGAAGCGCGTCGAGGGCGACGAGGACGAGCTCGACAAGCAGGGCGCGGGCGACCAGGGCCTGATGTTCGGTTACGCCTGCGACGAGACACCCGAGCTCATGCCGCTGCCCATCTACCTGGCACACCGGCTCTCGCGCCGTCTCTCCGAGGTGCGCAAGAACGGCGCCATCCCGTATCTGCGCCCCGACGGCAAGACCCAGGTGACCATCGAGTACGACGGCGACAAGGCGATCCGCCTCGACACGGTCGTCGTGTCGTCGCAGCACGCGAGCGACATCGACCTGGACTCCCTGCTCACCCCCGACATCCGCGAGTTCGTCGTCGAGCATGTGCTCAACCAGCTCATCGAGGACGGCATCAAGCTGGAGACCGAGGGCTACCGGCTGCTGGTCAACCCGACCGGCCGCTTCGAGATCGGCGGCCCGATGGGCGACGCGGGTCTGACCGGCCGCAAGATCATCATCGACACCTACGGCGGCATGGCACGTCACGGCGGCGGTGCCTTCTCGGGCAAGGACCCGTCGAAGGTCGACCGCTCGGCCGCTTACGCCATGCGCTGGGTCGCCAAGAACGTGGTGGCCGCCGGTCTTGCCTCGCGCTGCGAGGTCCAGGTCGCCTATGCGATCGGCAAGGCGGAGCCGGTGGGCCTGTTCGTCGAGACCTTCGGCACCGCGTCGGTGGACGTCGAGAAGATCGAGCACGCCATCACCGAGGTCTTCGACCTCCGCCCGGCCGCGATCATCCGTGACCTCGACCTGCTCCGGCCCATCTACGCGCAGACCGCCGCATACGGCCACTTCGGCCGCGAGCTCCCGGACTTCACCTGGGAGCGCACGGACCGGGTGGACGCGCTGCGCAAGGCAACCGGTCTGTAG